One Mycoplasmopsis caviae DNA segment encodes these proteins:
- the ftsY gene encoding signal recognition particle-docking protein FtsY: MGFFGYLKEKLFGRKKKKEEDKAEKVALKQKELDEKAELDLISSKKLDKYATGLSKSSSLGKQIFNLQNKHKEINEDFFEELEEILIMSDINAKLVYAIITHIKNEVRARGLSDTKDIGELVADQMFVVYTNKSVVDTTLNYQDSRLNIFIFVGVNGSGKTTSIAKIAYKFIKEGKKVLIAAADTFRAGAVDQLSVWAERVGAPIVKPVKEGADPSSVVYEALEKAKAENYDLLLIDTAGRLQNKVNLMKELEKMYGIIARFQENAPHECILVLDATTGQNGVSQARSFKEVASPTGIILTKMDGTSKGGIVLSIKDEFDLNVKYIGLGEGLDDLQEFDLDNFIYEMTKDLMTNE; encoded by the coding sequence ATGGGATTTTTTGGATATTTAAAAGAAAAGCTTTTTGGTAGAAAAAAGAAAAAAGAAGAAGACAAAGCAGAAAAAGTTGCACTTAAGCAAAAAGAGTTAGATGAAAAAGCAGAATTAGACTTAATTTCATCTAAAAAACTTGATAAATATGCAACAGGCCTTTCAAAATCTTCTTCATTAGGTAAGCAAATTTTTAACCTTCAAAACAAACATAAGGAAATCAACGAAGATTTCTTTGAAGAATTAGAAGAAATTCTTATTATGAGTGATATTAACGCTAAACTAGTTTATGCAATTATTACTCATATTAAAAATGAAGTTAGAGCTAGAGGGTTAAGCGACACAAAAGACATAGGTGAACTTGTAGCCGACCAAATGTTTGTTGTTTATACAAATAAAAGTGTTGTTGATACAACACTAAATTATCAAGACAGTAGATTAAATATATTCATTTTTGTAGGTGTTAATGGAAGTGGCAAAACCACATCTATTGCTAAGATAGCTTACAAATTTATTAAAGAAGGCAAAAAGGTTTTAATAGCAGCTGCTGATACATTTAGAGCAGGTGCAGTAGACCAACTAAGTGTTTGAGCTGAACGTGTTGGTGCACCAATAGTTAAACCAGTAAAAGAAGGTGCTGATCCTTCATCTGTAGTTTATGAAGCACTTGAGAAAGCAAAAGCCGAAAATTATGACCTGTTATTAATTGATACTGCTGGTAGATTACAAAATAAAGTTAACTTAATGAAAGAACTTGAAAAAATGTACGGCATAATTGCAAGATTTCAAGAAAATGCACCACATGAGTGCATTCTTGTTCTCGATGCAACCACAGGACAAAATGGTGTTAGTCAAGCAAGAAGTTTTAAGGAAGTTGCTTCACCAACCGGAATAATTTTAACTAAAATGGATGGAACTAGTAAGGGTGGAATTGTTTTATCTATTAAGGATGAATTCGACTTAAATGTTAAATATATTGGTCTTGGTGAGGGTTTAGACGATTTGCAAGAATTTGACCTAGATAACTTTATTTATGAAATGACTAAGGACTTAATGACAAATGAATAA
- a CDS encoding DNA adenine methylase, which translates to MNKFPTVNYIGNKHKIADWIVDKMPIKGGTVLDLFSGGCSVSYAFKKANYSVISNDVLFSNFVLAKSIIENNFVQLNKSTYEINISVKEIEDKKKEFQFLSNKVYYSYEVDELANLVLISKKIKNEYEKFIFLALLRRAMIRKIPYSRMNVKWEEIQKFRDEEYSYKKYKRYRHYHNIKFIDHINLNLNEYNSAVFNANKECIALNKDALECVKEIAKVDIVYMDPPYPSTMNNYSDFYGPYDLLFQKDLNKCLDLTNKKTFLENFGSIIYEVAKKTKYIAISLNNKSFPSCESMVELLNTFSSEIKIHTKKHTYKVTGKKNKNSNYEILIVAKMKGVE; encoded by the coding sequence ATGAACAAGTTCCCAACAGTAAATTACATAGGCAATAAGCACAAAATTGCAGACTGAATTGTTGATAAAATGCCAATCAAGGGCGGGACAGTACTTGACTTATTTTCTGGTGGCTGTTCCGTATCATATGCTTTTAAAAAAGCAAACTATTCTGTTATTTCTAATGATGTTTTATTTTCCAATTTTGTTCTTGCTAAGTCGATAATTGAAAACAATTTTGTTCAACTTAATAAAAGTACTTATGAAATAAATATTTCAGTGAAAGAAATTGAGGATAAGAAAAAAGAATTCCAATTTTTGTCAAATAAGGTTTATTATAGTTATGAAGTTGATGAACTTGCTAATTTAGTTTTAATTAGTAAAAAAATAAAAAATGAATATGAAAAATTCATTTTTTTAGCCCTATTAAGAAGGGCAATGATACGAAAAATACCTTATTCAAGAATGAATGTAAAATGAGAAGAGATTCAGAAGTTTAGAGATGAAGAATATAGTTATAAAAAATATAAAAGATACAGGCATTATCACAATATAAAATTTATTGACCATATAAATTTGAATCTTAATGAATATAATAGTGCAGTTTTTAATGCAAATAAAGAGTGCATTGCATTAAACAAAGATGCTCTTGAATGTGTAAAAGAAATTGCAAAAGTTGACATAGTTTATATGGACCCTCCTTATCCATCAACAATGAATAATTACAGTGATTTCTACGGCCCTTATGATTTGTTATTTCAAAAGGATTTAAACAAGTGTTTAGATCTTACAAATAAAAAAACATTTTTAGAAAACTTTGGTTCTATTATTTATGAAGTTGCAAAGAAAACTAAGTATATAGCAATTAGTTTAAATAACAAAAGTTTTCCATCATGTGAATCTATGGTTGAATTATTAAACACTTTTTCATCTGAAATTAAGATTCATACTAAAAAACATACATATAAGGTTACCGGTAAGAAAAATAAAAACAGTAATTATGAGATTTTAATTGTAGCAAAAATGAAAGGTGTTGAATAA
- a CDS encoding IS3 family transposase yields MISYFWTSSSTYYYYLKRVNKTEVDSEIKQEIISIYEKHKGRYGYRRITIELQKG; encoded by the coding sequence TTGATTTCTTATTTTTGAACTTCTAGTTCAACATATTATTACTATCTGAAAAGAGTAAATAAAACAGAAGTTGATAGTGAAATTAAACAAGAAATAATATCTATCTACGAAAAACACAAAGGAAGATATGGGTATAGAAGAATCACTATTGAACTACAAAAAGGTTAA
- a CDS encoding helix-turn-helix domain-containing protein produces MRVLNGETIQDISIQEKISYCAIRSWVMKYQELGYNGLMKKSRIKKYLEENY; encoded by the coding sequence TTGAGAGTTCTTAATGGTGAAACAATACAAGATATATCAATACAAGAAAAAATTAGTTATTGTGCAATTAGATCTTGGGTAATGAAATACCAAGAATTAGGATATAATGGACTTATGAAAAAGTCAAGAATTAAAAAATACTTAGAAGAGAATTATTAA
- a CDS encoding sigma factor-like helix-turn-helix DNA-binding protein produces MNKDIKDIENRERLIDLFEKFNSFLTQTQKQAFQLYFVEDLSYAEVAQITATTRSGAYDSVNKAIKKLLSIESKMQ; encoded by the coding sequence ATGAATAAAGATATTAAGGATATAGAAAATAGAGAACGTCTAATTGACTTATTTGAAAAATTTAATTCATTTTTAACACAAACACAAAAGCAAGCCTTTCAATTGTATTTTGTTGAAGATCTTTCATATGCTGAGGTTGCTCAAATTACTGCTACAACGCGTTCAGGAGCATATGATAGTGTTAATAAAGCAATTAAGAAATTACTAAGTATTGAGTCTAAAATGCAATAA
- a CDS encoding HNH endonuclease → MLFSRIVYENASFNRSFSVESNLNHMNFLVKTLEECKVISKDELLAIIFTDINNFPKGYLTKTELRQKLIEISSNKAVERKYNQRNYLFNMCERLSGIYINNDKNEMSLNPYLFDKKEKYKGRDAYLQRLYKIALMNEYMEKYNSNKPKCSLEHRAYPVLIASHIKPFASCNEIEAFDKDNGLLLSKNMDSLFDLGYITFNNDGTIITSVELDDDVREYLNLFKLETSLLNNKRQKYIQFHRQNVFRQNKLSN, encoded by the coding sequence ATGTTATTTTCTAGAATTGTCTATGAAAATGCTTCATTTAATAGAAGTTTTTCAGTTGAATCAAATCTAAATCATATGAACTTTTTGGTAAAGACACTTGAAGAGTGTAAGGTAATATCTAAGGATGAATTGCTTGCAATTATTTTTACAGACATTAACAATTTTCCAAAAGGTTATTTAACAAAAACAGAATTGAGGCAAAAGTTAATCGAAATTTCAAGCAACAAAGCAGTAGAGAGAAAATATAACCAGCGAAATTATTTATTTAATATGTGTGAAAGATTAAGTGGTATTTACATAAACAATGATAAAAATGAAATGTCGCTTAATCCATATTTATTTGATAAGAAGGAAAAATACAAAGGCAGAGATGCTTATCTTCAACGTTTGTATAAAATTGCTCTTATGAATGAATATATGGAAAAGTATAATTCAAATAAACCTAAGTGCTCATTAGAACACAGAGCTTATCCAGTTTTGATTGCATCTCATATTAAGCCATTTGCAAGTTGTAATGAAATTGAAGCATTTGATAAAGATAACGGCTTATTATTATCTAAAAATATGGATTCATTATTTGATTTAGGCTATATTACTTTTAATAATGATGGAACAATTATTACTTCTGTTGAATTAGATGATGATGTTAGAGAATATTTAAATCTTTTTAAATTAGAAACTTCACTTCTAAACAATAAAAGGCAAAAATATATTCAGTTTCATAGGCAAAATGTTTTTAGACAAAACAAGTTAAGCAATTAA
- a CDS encoding DNA cytosine methyltransferase encodes MSKHKVIDLFCGAGGLSYGFHKAGFETIFGVEFNPVYAKTYKSNFPKTNIYVGYIKNLNDEEVKLLSKENDVDVIIGGPPCQGFSIAGNIGRRFIDDPRNELFKEFFRFVKNIMPKIFVIENVAALVRHNKGKTISEIIEIFEKLGYKVEYKILNAVNYEVPQERRRVFIVGTKNNINFSYSKELKNKISIKDAIDNLPYLESGQSSKIDLHNAMRHTKQMLEKMKYVKDGGNRNDIPAEIRPKSGDVRKYIRYSSNEPSVCVTGDMRKIFHYSQNRALTPRELARLQTFPDSYKFVGSSIAIQQQIGNAVPCNLAYYVALKCKEALEHEQVPNSKLHRQ; translated from the coding sequence ATGAGTAAGCATAAAGTAATTGATCTTTTTTGTGGTGCCGGTGGTCTTTCATATGGTTTTCATAAAGCAGGTTTTGAAACAATTTTTGGTGTTGAATTTAATCCAGTTTATGCTAAAACATATAAATCTAATTTTCCAAAAACAAATATCTATGTAGGTTATATTAAAAACCTTAATGATGAAGAAGTTAAACTTTTAAGCAAAGAAAATGACGTTGATGTAATAATTGGTGGTCCACCGTGTCAAGGTTTTTCAATAGCAGGTAACATAGGAAGAAGATTTATTGATGACCCACGCAATGAACTATTTAAAGAGTTTTTTAGATTTGTTAAAAATATTATGCCAAAGATTTTTGTTATCGAAAATGTTGCAGCACTTGTTAGACATAACAAAGGCAAAACAATAAGTGAGATTATAGAAATCTTCGAGAAATTAGGATATAAAGTTGAATATAAAATTCTAAATGCTGTAAACTATGAAGTTCCTCAAGAAAGAAGAAGAGTTTTTATTGTTGGAACAAAAAACAATATCAATTTTTCATATTCAAAAGAGTTGAAAAACAAAATTTCAATTAAAGATGCAATTGATAATTTACCATATTTGGAAAGCGGTCAAAGTAGCAAAATTGATTTACATAATGCTATGAGGCACACAAAACAAATGTTGGAAAAAATGAAGTATGTCAAAGATGGTGGAAACAGAAACGACATACCTGCAGAAATTAGGCCAAAATCAGGTGATGTACGAAAATATATTCGCTACTCAAGTAATGAACCATCAGTTTGTGTAACAGGAGATATGCGAAAGATATTTCATTACTCACAAAATAGAGCTCTAACTCCTCGTGAACTAGCAAGATTACAAACCTTTCCAGATTCATATAAGTTTGTTGGTTCTTCTATTGCTATTCAGCAACAAATAGGTAACGCTGTACCATGTAATCTTGCTTACTATGTTGCTCTTAAATGCAAGGAGGCGTTAGAACATGAACAAGTTCCCAACAGTAAATTACATAGGCAATAA